Proteins found in one Diorhabda carinulata isolate Delta chromosome 11, icDioCari1.1, whole genome shotgun sequence genomic segment:
- the LOC130899237 gene encoding malate dehydrogenase, mitochondrial-like isoform X1 — MNFSHIPRWFSKHFSKSSKENASSFNESTRSSIQVCLLGGHTPLGTITSLLLKQNPIISKLKIQGDMKVRNLGEDLNQIDTKCQVETYIHAKDIGKAVRGADIVLLLSNRVWPENTSLSTRILAESRRVYQLIYECTIQAPRAMIVVAVPPVSVFTPFAANLFKKSNFYHPSRIIGSAAMAQVKINSLAGRYQDLDPYICRVPLTGGPDIDLAVPIFSKASPVEIDTRSAKILMSRFRQIHLDDFPKQHCKENFIENHELSEAYSLNNMITTIAMGIFGDSEALYYAFVRSNIIPNCQYLVTMLQFSKEGVVHNFGLPTVSNFELDMLERAVLEIKNREQMAQELLDFCDGKCKTPSFEIKERKKERTLKQSVIK, encoded by the exons atgaacttttcgCACATTCCACGATGGTTTTCAAAAC aTTTTTCAAAGTCATCTAAAGAAAATGCCTCTAGTTTCAATGAATCGACCAGATCATCAATACAAGTTTGTCTACTAGGAGGTCATACCCCTTTGGGTACGATCACCAGTCTCCTCCTTAAACAGAATCCCATAATTTCGAAATTGAAGATTCAAGGAGATATGAAAGTACGTAACTTAGGTGAAGACTTGAACCAGATTGATACCAAGTGTCAAGTTGAGACATATATTCATGCTAAAGATATCGGTAAAGCGGTGAGG GGTGCTGACATAGTTTTACTATTATCAAACCGAGTCTGGCCAGAAAATACGTCACTATCAACAAGAATTTTAGCAGAAAGCCGAAGAGTGTACCAATTGATTTATGAATGTACCATACAAGCACCTAGAGCGATGATCGTTGTTGCGGTACCTCCAGTATCAGTTTTCACTCCTTTCGCCgctaatttgttcaaaaaatccaatttttatcaTCCCAGTAGAATAATTGGATCAGCAGCTATGGCTCAG GTGAAAATTAATAGTTTGGCGGGTAGGTATCAAGATTTAGATCCTTATATATGTCGAGTTCCATTAACTGGAGGTCCAGATATTGATCTAGCAGTACCAATTTTCAGTAAAGCTTCTCCAGTAGAGATTGATACTAG ATCGGCGAAAATACTGATGAGTAGATTCAGACAAATCCATTTAGACGATTTTCCAAAACAGCATTGCAAAGAGAACTTCATCGAAAATCATGAACTAAGTGAAGCTTATTCTTTGAATAATATGATCACTACAATAGCTATGGGCATATTTGGGGACTCGGAAGCATTATATTACGCTTTTGTTAGATCTAACATTATACCAAACTGTCA ATACTTAGTGACAATGTTACAGTTTTCCAAAGAGGGTGTTGTGCATAATTTCGGTTTACCAACtgtaagtaattttgaattGGATATGCTGGAGAGAGCAGTTTTGGAAATTAAGAATAGAGAGCAAATGGCGcaggaattattagatttttgcGATGGAAAGTGTAAAACGCCGTCATTcgaaataaaagaaagaaaaaaagagagaaCATTGAAACAATCGGTTATAAAATga
- the LOC130899237 gene encoding malate dehydrogenase, mitochondrial-like isoform X2, protein MNFSHIPRWFSKHFSKSSKENASSFNESTRSSIQVCLLGGHTPLGTITSLLLKQNPIISKLKIQGDMKGADIVLLLSNRVWPENTSLSTRILAESRRVYQLIYECTIQAPRAMIVVAVPPVSVFTPFAANLFKKSNFYHPSRIIGSAAMAQVKINSLAGRYQDLDPYICRVPLTGGPDIDLAVPIFSKASPVEIDTRSAKILMSRFRQIHLDDFPKQHCKENFIENHELSEAYSLNNMITTIAMGIFGDSEALYYAFVRSNIIPNCQYLVTMLQFSKEGVVHNFGLPTVSNFELDMLERAVLEIKNREQMAQELLDFCDGKCKTPSFEIKERKKERTLKQSVIK, encoded by the exons atgaacttttcgCACATTCCACGATGGTTTTCAAAAC aTTTTTCAAAGTCATCTAAAGAAAATGCCTCTAGTTTCAATGAATCGACCAGATCATCAATACAAGTTTGTCTACTAGGAGGTCATACCCCTTTGGGTACGATCACCAGTCTCCTCCTTAAACAGAATCCCATAATTTCGAAATTGAAGATTCAAGGAGATATGAAA GGTGCTGACATAGTTTTACTATTATCAAACCGAGTCTGGCCAGAAAATACGTCACTATCAACAAGAATTTTAGCAGAAAGCCGAAGAGTGTACCAATTGATTTATGAATGTACCATACAAGCACCTAGAGCGATGATCGTTGTTGCGGTACCTCCAGTATCAGTTTTCACTCCTTTCGCCgctaatttgttcaaaaaatccaatttttatcaTCCCAGTAGAATAATTGGATCAGCAGCTATGGCTCAG GTGAAAATTAATAGTTTGGCGGGTAGGTATCAAGATTTAGATCCTTATATATGTCGAGTTCCATTAACTGGAGGTCCAGATATTGATCTAGCAGTACCAATTTTCAGTAAAGCTTCTCCAGTAGAGATTGATACTAG ATCGGCGAAAATACTGATGAGTAGATTCAGACAAATCCATTTAGACGATTTTCCAAAACAGCATTGCAAAGAGAACTTCATCGAAAATCATGAACTAAGTGAAGCTTATTCTTTGAATAATATGATCACTACAATAGCTATGGGCATATTTGGGGACTCGGAAGCATTATATTACGCTTTTGTTAGATCTAACATTATACCAAACTGTCA ATACTTAGTGACAATGTTACAGTTTTCCAAAGAGGGTGTTGTGCATAATTTCGGTTTACCAACtgtaagtaattttgaattGGATATGCTGGAGAGAGCAGTTTTGGAAATTAAGAATAGAGAGCAAATGGCGcaggaattattagatttttgcGATGGAAAGTGTAAAACGCCGTCATTcgaaataaaagaaagaaaaaaagagagaaCATTGAAACAATCGGTTATAAAATga